A segment of the Streptomyces sp. Tu 2975 genome:
CCGCCGGTGTCGACGACCAGCTTCTGCAGCACCACCGTGGGGTCGACCATCCAGAACCGGAGCACATGCCGACCCGGGCGGCCGATCCGGTGCTCGGTGCCGGTGAGGTTGACGTTCTCGGAGGTGGTGCGCGCCCACCGGCGGTTCATGGTGCCGTCGTCGGATCCGGTGGCCGTCGTGATGTTCACCGTCCGGGGCCGGTCGTCGTCGAAGGACACCGCGTACTTCAGCCCGTCCGTCGCCAGCACGTTGTTCCGCGGCGACAGGTACGCCCACACGGTGACCCGGCCGGTGGTGAACAGGGTCAGCTCGTACTGGAGATGGGGACCGTCGCCCGGGGTGCGGCGCGCCGCCGTCACCGGGAACGGCTCCATGCCGCCGCCTGTGCGGCCGATGCCCGGGATGCGCTGCCAGGTCACCGAACTGCTGCCCACGGCCTTCGCGTAGTGCTCGGCCTCGATGGAGACGTAGCCGTTCGCCTCGATGAACCCGGACAGCCGGGCACGGGACACCCTCGGATTGTCGATCACCGCTTCGACGCGCACCGTGCGGCCGTCGGGGCCGTGGACATCCACCGGCAGCCGGGTGGTGCCCTTGGGCGCCTTGGACCAGTCGACGCGCAGGGTCACCCGCTGCTGTGTGCCGACCCGGCCGCGCGGCCGGTCGGCTCGCAGCCACGAGGCGCCGGTACGGACCTCGTAGTCGAAGGAACCGCCGCCCCGGTTGAAGACTTCGATGTACTGGGCCGGCTGGCTCTGGTACGGGCTGAAGACGGGCAGCGTGGCGGGCGTCTGCTCCTCGTTCGGCCACCACGCCGCGCTGCCGTCGACCGCCACACCCATCTCCGGCCGCTCGGGCAGCTCGATGCGCTTGACGGCGGGGAAGATCTCGTCGGGCAGCGCGACGTGGTTCAGCTCCGGCTGCTGCCACGGCGCGTCGGGCCCGTAACGGGCGACATCGCCGTAGCCGATGTGCGGCTGGGTCTGGAAGCCGCGCCACTTGCCGCCCGCGACCTCGTTGTCGAACCGGTCGGACAGCGCGAAGTCGTCGGCGAGCCGCGCCTCCGCCCGGGCCGCGAGCTCGTTGGTGAGGGCCCGCCCCTGGGCCGCGTAGTGCAGGTTGGTGAACTCGGCCTCGCGCAGCGCGTACACGTTGGCGGTGGCCTCGACCTCGTACCCGACGAGCTGGTACCACGCGTCCTGGTCGGCGGCCGGTATCCGGTGACCGATCTCCCGTGCCTCCTGGGCCAGCTGCCGCCAGTCCTCCGTGACCCGTTCCAGTTCCCGGTAGTCGGTGAGGCTGAAGGGGGTGGCCTCGTCGTCGTGGACGACGGCGCTGTCGTCCGTGGCGAGGTCTTTCGCCGGGTCCAGGGTGATTCTGCGGTTGAGTAGTTCGGGCTTGCGCCGGGACTGGAGCCGGGCGTAGCGGTCCAGTACGGCGGCGATCGCGGCGGCCTCGCGTTCGCCGAAGTTCTGCCGGGCGTAGCCCAGTTCCCACTCGGGGAGCCGGTCCAGCTCCCAGCGGCGCGGGTTCCACGCGTAGTCCATGAAGAACTGCGTGGGCAGTTCGTTGCCCTTCAGGTCGCCGACGTTGGTGACCCACAGTCGGTCGCTGCCGTACGCGAAGGACTGGCTGAGCTGGTCCCACATGTTCGGCAGCGTGGTGGTGTCGACCCACTTGTAGTTGCGGCCCACTCCCACATAGTCGAAGTGGTAGTAGAGGCCGTAGCCGCCGTCGCGCGCGTCGGTGGAGAGTGAGGGCACCTTGCGGACGTTGCCCCAGTTGTCGTCGGTGAGCACGACGGTCACGTCGTCGGGGACCCGCAGCCCCCTGTCCCAGTAGCGCTGCACCTCCTTGTACAGCGTCCACACCTGCGGCAGGGTCGCCGGGTCCTTGCCGGTGATCTCGGTGATGATCGTCCGCTGGGTGGCGATGATCTCGCTCATCAGGTCGATGGCGTCGCCGTCCGGCAGGCTCGTGTCACCGTTGCCGCGCATGCCGAGGGTGATGACGCCCTCGAAGTCCTCGTCCTTCATCCGGCGGACCCCGTCGGCCCAGTACGCCGTGACGGCCTCTTTGTTGCGCCGGAAGGACCACTCGCCGGTGCCGCCGTAGGGGTCGTGGCCGGGCGTGGTGATGTTGCCGTCTTCGTCGCGCACCGCGGGGACGGCGTGCCGGTTCCACTCCTCGATGCCGCGCATCATGGGCGCCTCGTGAGAGGTGCCCATGACAATGCCGTACATCGCGGCCGTGGCGTGGTTCAGGGGGTCGTCCTCGGCGAAGGCCCGGCCCCAGACCGCCGGCCACAGGTAGTTGGCCTTGAGCCGGAGCATCACCGCGAAGACCTTGGCGTAGAAGGCAGCGTTGAAACCGCCCTCGAAGCCGGGGGCCTTGCCCGGTCCGAAGAAGGCGGGCGCCCAGGTACCGAGCGCCGGGTTCTCGTCGTTGATGAAGATGCCCCGGTACTTCACCGCCGGGGTGCCCTGGGTGTGCCGGCCGCGGCGCACGTACAGCGCGTCGCGGCGGCGCGGCGCGACGTCGTCCCACCAGTACCAGGGGGAGACGCCGATGCCGCGGGAGACGTCGTACGCGCCGAAGATCGTGCCCCGCTGGTCGCTGCCCGCGATCACGAAGGCACGGTCGACGCCGGGCATCGGGTGCTCGACGACCGTCTGCAGCGACGTCTCCCACCTGCCTTCGATACCGCGGACATCGAGCTTGCCGGCCGCGATCAGCCCGTCGATCAGCGGGCTGCGGCCGATGGTGCCGACGATCGCCACCTCCTGCTGCCGCGGGACACCGTCCTGGAGCAGCACCGGCCGTACGCCGGTGACCCTTTCGATGTCGTCCCGCAGATCGCCCGCCACGCGGACGACGCCTTCGTGGTCGGCGGAACTCACCACGACGGGGACCGCTCTGCCCGCCCGGACGAGCGGGAAGCCGCCCGGCTCCGGTGCGA
Coding sequences within it:
- a CDS encoding glycosyl hydrolase 115 family protein → MQRHSPGGASRRTVLGLGLGLTALATPLGSALLAPGAAWAAPGGGTGRVTDPGSYISFAPEPGGFPLVRAGRAVPVVVSSADHEGVVRVAGDLRDDIERVTGVRPVLLQDGVPRQQEVAIVGTIGRSPLIDGLIAAGKLDVRGIEGRWETSLQTVVEHPMPGVDRAFVIAGSDQRGTIFGAYDVSRGIGVSPWYWWDDVAPRRRDALYVRRGRHTQGTPAVKYRGIFINDENPALGTWAPAFFGPGKAPGFEGGFNAAFYAKVFAVMLRLKANYLWPAVWGRAFAEDDPLNHATAAMYGIVMGTSHEAPMMRGIEEWNRHAVPAVRDEDGNITTPGHDPYGGTGEWSFRRNKEAVTAYWADGVRRMKDEDFEGVITLGMRGNGDTSLPDGDAIDLMSEIIATQRTIITEITGKDPATLPQVWTLYKEVQRYWDRGLRVPDDVTVVLTDDNWGNVRKVPSLSTDARDGGYGLYYHFDYVGVGRNYKWVDTTTLPNMWDQLSQSFAYGSDRLWVTNVGDLKGNELPTQFFMDYAWNPRRWELDRLPEWELGYARQNFGEREAAAIAAVLDRYARLQSRRKPELLNRRITLDPAKDLATDDSAVVHDDEATPFSLTDYRELERVTEDWRQLAQEAREIGHRIPAADQDAWYQLVGYEVEATANVYALREAEFTNLHYAAQGRALTNELAARAEARLADDFALSDRFDNEVAGGKWRGFQTQPHIGYGDVARYGPDAPWQQPELNHVALPDEIFPAVKRIELPERPEMGVAVDGSAAWWPNEEQTPATLPVFSPYQSQPAQYIEVFNRGGGSFDYEVRTGASWLRADRPRGRVGTQQRVTLRVDWSKAPKGTTRLPVDVHGPDGRTVRVEAVIDNPRVSRARLSGFIEANGYVSIEAEHYAKAVGSSSVTWQRIPGIGRTGGGMEPFPVTAARRTPGDGPHLQYELTLFTTGRVTVWAYLSPRNNVLATDGLKYAVSFDDDRPRTVNITTATGSDDGTMNRRWARTTSENVNLTGTEHRIGRPGRHVLRFWMVDPTVVLQKLVVDTGGLRPSCLGPPESMRLR